A genomic window from Desulfobacterales bacterium includes:
- a CDS encoding transposase → MENPKRYPPKPDRKRLRLKGFDYSNPTQVYFLTICASEGTSPFLDKDLSTQIIKSVLFYRNQKGIRLYSYCVMPDHFHLVMSPANGFGVSQLVRNLKTYTTKLAQEKGLNGKLWQKSFYDHILRKDESLLKICEYVFANPVRKGLVARPEEWAYSGMPDPLPL, encoded by the coding sequence ATGGAAAACCCAAAAAGATATCCGCCCAAACCGGATAGAAAACGACTCAGATTAAAAGGGTTTGACTATTCCAATCCCACCCAGGTGTATTTTCTCACAATCTGTGCAAGTGAAGGCACAAGTCCCTTTCTCGATAAAGACCTGTCGACACAAATAATTAAATCCGTCTTATTTTACAGAAATCAAAAAGGAATCCGTCTATACAGCTATTGTGTGATGCCCGATCATTTTCATTTGGTTATGTCTCCGGCAAACGGTTTCGGCGTCTCTCAACTTGTCCGAAATTTGAAAACTTACACCACGAAGCTCGCACAGGAGAAAGGATTAAACGGAAAACTCTGGCAGAAAAGCTTCTATGATCACATCCTACGGAAAGATGAAAGTCTGCTGAAGATATGTGAATATGTCTTTGCAAACCCTGTGAGAAAGGGCTTGGTGGCTAGGCCTGAAGAATGGGCTTATTCGGGAATGCCGGATCCTTTGCCACTGTAG